In the Diceros bicornis minor isolate mBicDic1 chromosome 22, mDicBic1.mat.cur, whole genome shotgun sequence genome, one interval contains:
- the LOC131420274 gene encoding zinc finger protein 3-like, with product MDGVVVTDATPGSVCLKDMTVAFSWEEWQQLSPAQRSLYRDMVLENCSHLMPVGSPDPKPYMIFKMEQGEDPGVLEGRIPSDPSQKEVSTFIRHQRSHIEDKPCECAECGKSFSRKVDLKIHQKIHSGEKPCKCTECGKNFSCKSDLQKHQTVHTGEKPYECTKCGKASPEAPLIRHQIIHTREKPHECNECGKAFSLKPELIRHQRIHSGRNPMNVLHVGKPSPRKDTSLSIRAGLKTHQKIHTGEKPYEFAECGKSFSCKSVLRDHQKIHTGEKPCECTECWKAFRRKSKLIRYQRIHSGEKPYECTACWKAFSQKSHLIKH from the exons GGATCAGTGTGCCTCAAGGACATGACTGTTGCCTTCAGCTGGGAGGAGTGGCAGCAGCTGAGCCCTGCGCAGAGGAGCCTGTACAGGGACATGGTGCTTGAGAACTGCAGCCACCTGATGCCCGTGG GGTCTCCAGACCCTAAACCATATATGATCTTCAAGATGGAGCAAGGGGAAGATCCAGGAGTGTTAGAAGGGAGAATTCCAAGTGATCCTTCTCAG AAAGAAGTCAGCACTTTTATTAGACATCAGAGGAGTCATATTGAAGATAAACCCTGTGAATGTGCAGAATGTGGAAAAAGCTTTTCTCGTAAGGTAGATCTCAAGATACATCAGAAAATTCATTCTGGGGAGAAACCCTGTAAATGTACCGAGTGTGGAAAAAACTTCTCATGTAAGTCAGATCTCCAAAAGCATCAGAcagttcatactggagagaaaccctatgaatgtaccAAATGTGGGAAAGCCTCCCCAGAAGCACCCCTCATTAGGCATCAGATAATTCATACTAGGGAGAAACCCCATGaatgtaatgagtgtgggaaaGCTTTCAGCTTGAAGCCAGAACTCATcagacatcagagaattcattctgggagaaaccctatgaatgtactGCATGTTGGAAAGCCTTCCCCCAGAAAGGACACCTCATTAAGCATCAG AGCAGGTCTCAAGACACATCAGAAAATTCATACTGGGGAAAAACCCTATGAATTTGCTGAATGTGGAAAGAGCTTCTCATGTAAGTCAGTTCTCAGGGACCATCAGaaaattcacactggagagaagccctgtgaatgtactgaatgttgGAAAGCCTTCAGGAGGAAATCAAAACTCATCAGATATCAGAGGATTCattctggagagaaaccctatgaatgtactGCATGTTGGAAAGCCTTCTCTCAGAAATCGCATCTCATTAAGCATTAG